The window TTTCTTATTTTTTCTGCATTCCATGGCATGGCATCCAATTTTCTTTGCTGGCTGGCATCCCCTTCTATCCAATACTCTATTTTACGGAATACCATTTCCATAAAGAGTGTTTGTGGACAAGCCCATCCGCAAAACACCCTTCCGAAAACCACCGTAAATAGGATAATAAAAACAAAGAAAATCAACAATAAAAAAATCAGCAAATGGGTATCTTGTGGCCAAAAAACAGCTCCAAAAATAATGAATTTCCGTTCAAAAACATTGAACAGTAACCAAGGACGACCGTCTACTTTAATGAAAGGCCCTGCAAATAAAATCCCCAGTAATAGCCAAGAAAAATAGGTCCTGTATTGATAGAATTTTCCGGAAACCTTCTTGGGGAAAACCCAATGTCTTTTTCCATCCTGATTCACAGTACCAAGCGCATCCCTGAACTTATCCGGATTTAGATTTTCATTTCTTACAGCCATGATTCTTTTATTTATGATAGAGGTCGGGTCTGAAAGCCTCAAACCCGACCTTTTGGCTTTATTCTACAGGTTCTACACCCAGTTCTTCCTCACCCAAAGCATCTACCGGTTCTTCGATAGTGGGTTCATATTTTTCTCCTTGAGGATCTTTTGGATTGGCAGGAGAAGTTCCTTGAAGGGACAAAATATAACTTGAAACCTGCTGCATTTGCTCAGGGCTTAATTGATCTTGCCATGGAATCATCCCTTTTTCTACTACTCCATATTTGACCACAGTAAAGACACTTTTTATATCTCCTCCATGCAACCAGTACTCATCGGTTAGATTAGGCCCTACACCACCTCCACCATCCATTGCATGACAAGCCGCACAGTTGCCGGTAAATAATTCTTTTCCGGCTTCCAGAGTAGGCGTAGAAGTATCCAATTCTACATTGGTCTCATCAATGGAAGTTAGCATCATGGCACCTCGAGCCTCCGCCTCTAGAGCCGCCTCCTCCAGAGATGCCTCATATTCTTCAATTTGTGTTTTCCCTATACCCAATACGGTATAATTCAAAAAATAAACTACCGCAGAAAAAATGGTCAGGTAAAACACATATTTTAACCATGGGGGCATGAAATTGTCTAATTCCACAATACCATCGTAACTATGGTCAAGCTGTATATCTTTTTCTTCAGCTATTGGCTTCATTTTACCCACCACATATTTCGTCTTGAATGACTCCCACCAGGAAGGCTCAGCTGCCAAGGCAGGGTTTTCTTTTCTCAAGATTGTCATTAGGAAAGACAACATATAAACCATCACGCCCACAATGATAACAATGACAAGCAATACGATGGTAATTATGGCTAGTAATAGCATGGTATTGCTATCCATCTGTTGCATTTGAGCCAAAAAGCTAGATTCTGCTTCTTGCGCAAAGCCGGGCACTGCCATCAACAAACACATCAGGGTGACTCCAATCAGTTTAAAGTTTTTCATTCGACTTATCGTTTTGAGGTTCATCATTGAGTGGCATTTCTTTCATGTGGTCCACATAAGTTTTATCTACTTTTAAGACCCACCAAAACATTCCGATAAAGAAAATTACAAATATCAATAAGGAAATGATTGGGTAGATCTCAATATTCTCCATTGAGCTTAAAATATTTTTTTTCATTTCTTTCTAGTTTATTCGTTTCCGGATCCACCTTTTTTAATATCAGTTCCTAATCGCTGCAGATAAGCAATCAATGCTACAATTTCTGTATCCGGTAAAACTTCGATTCCTGATTCCTTTAAATTTCCTGCAATTTTCTGGGCCTGGCTTTGAAGGTCCTGCAAAGCCCTCTCATCATAGCCTTCCTCATAAGGAACGCCCAATTTCTGCATGGTCCGGATTTTCGCACCAATATTGCTATGATCCATAATATTAGTAGTCATCCATGGATATGGTGGCATCAAGGATCCCGGCGACATGCTTCTTGGATCTACCATGTGGTGATAGTGCCAACTGTCCGGGTATTTTCCTCCGACCCTATGTAAATCCGGACCGGTACGTTTAGACCCCCATAAAAATGGTCGATCATAAACATATTCACCTGCTTTGGAGTATTCCCCATAACGCTCAGTTTCAAACCTAAATGGCCGGATCATTTGAGAGTGACAACCCACACAGCCATTGGAAATATACAAATCTCTTCCTTGCAATTCCAGCGGGGTATAAGGTGCTACACTACTGATGGTAGGCACATTAGACTTCACCAATATGGTGGGGATTATCTCAACAACACCACCTATAAGGATGGCTACTGTGGCCAATATGGTAAAAAAGACAGGTTTTCTTTCCCAGGCTCTGTGCCAAAATTCGTTCTTTTCTTCCACATGTTTGGCCAATGCCGGAGCCTCATCTTCCTCTTCTTCCAAGAAAGATCCTGCAGCAGCAGTTTTGATCAAATTGTATACCATCAAAATGGCACCACTTAGGTAAAGTAAGCCACCGAAGGCCCGCAACATGTACATGGGTACAATCTGAATAACGGTTTCCAAGAAGTTAGGATAGGCCAAACGACCTGTATCTGCAAATTCTTTCCACATTAAACTTTGGGTAAGTGCTGCTACATACATTGGCAAAGCATAAAACAATATCCCCAAAGTTCCCAACCAGAAGTGGGTATTGGCCAATTTAACTGAGAATAGTTTGGTTCTCCACATTCTTGGCCATAACCAATACAGCATGGAGAAAGTTAGAAATCCATTCCATCCCAATCCACCAATATGCACGTGAGCAACAATCCAATCAGTATAGTGCGCAATGGCATTTACACTTTTAATAGATAGCAAAGGACCTTCAAAAGTAGCCATACCATAAGCCGTAACGGCTACTACCATAAACTTCAAGACCGGA of the Cyclobacterium marinum DSM 745 genome contains:
- a CDS encoding cbb3-type cytochrome c oxidase N-terminal domain-containing protein; translation: MKNFKLIGVTLMCLLMAVPGFAQEAESSFLAQMQQMDSNTMLLLAIITIVLLVIVIIVGVMVYMLSFLMTILRKENPALAAEPSWWESFKTKYVVGKMKPIAEEKDIQLDHSYDGIVELDNFMPPWLKYVFYLTIFSAVVYFLNYTVLGIGKTQIEEYEASLEEAALEAEARGAMMLTSIDETNVELDTSTPTLEAGKELFTGNCAACHAMDGGGGVGPNLTDEYWLHGGDIKSVFTVVKYGVVEKGMIPWQDQLSPEQMQQVSSYILSLQGTSPANPKDPQGEKYEPTIEEPVDALGEEELGVEPVE
- the ccoN gene encoding cytochrome-c oxidase, cbb3-type subunit I gives rise to the protein MSGTTLEKFSYDNKIVKFFGAATMIWGLAGMLIGLLAATQLFLPEANLGNPYTTFGRIRPLHTNAVIFAFVGNAIFAGVYYSMPRLLKAPMWNKTLSWIHFWGWQAIILSAVITLPLGLTSSKEYAELEWPIDIAIAVIWVAFGANMIGTLIKRREKHMYVAIWFYLASFVTVAVLHIFNSLALPVSFMKSYSAYAGVQDALVQWWYGHNAVAFFLTTPFLGLMYYYLPKAANRPVFSYKLSIVHFWSLIFLYIWAGPHHLLYTALPEWAQVLGVAFSIMLLAPSWGGMVNGLLTLRGAWDKVRVDPVLKFMVVAVTAYGMATFEGPLLSIKSVNAIAHYTDWIVAHVHIGGLGWNGFLTFSMLYWLWPRMWRTKLFSVKLANTHFWLGTLGILFYALPMYVAALTQSLMWKEFADTGRLAYPNFLETVIQIVPMYMLRAFGGLLYLSGAILMVYNLIKTAAAGSFLEEEEDEAPALAKHVEEKNEFWHRAWERKPVFFTILATVAILIGGVVEIIPTILVKSNVPTISSVAPYTPLELQGRDLYISNGCVGCHSQMIRPFRFETERYGEYSKAGEYVYDRPFLWGSKRTGPDLHRVGGKYPDSWHYHHMVDPRSMSPGSLMPPYPWMTTNIMDHSNIGAKIRTMQKLGVPYEEGYDERALQDLQSQAQKIAGNLKESGIEVLPDTEIVALIAYLQRLGTDIKKGGSGNE